In Fluviispira sanaruensis, a genomic segment contains:
- the kdpB gene encoding potassium-transporting ATPase subunit KdpB encodes MKENNVFVSNELVFSAIKESFVKLNPFSLYKNPVLFIVGLGAIITTIATANDFILNDMSSVNFSLQISIWLWFTVLFANFAEALAEGRGKAQAENLKKTRRDTQAKRLNKQSNEYEIVSASNLLKDDRVVVVAGEVIPADGTVVEGMASIDESAITGESAPVIRESGGDRSAVTGGTMVLSDRIVIQVTAEPGKSFLDKMIALVEGAERKKTPNEIALNILLFGLTAVFLLAVVTLKPFAIYQNLNISVVVLVALLVCLIPTTIGGLLSAIGIAGMDRVLQRNVLAMSGRAVEAAGDIDVLLLDKTGTITVGNRMASEFFPAEGVTVDDLGLAALIASTFDDTPEGRSIVKLANELRIHYVTAKNSTPIPFSAETRMSGIDTVSESYRKGALEAISAWVRSLGGDVPKSVHEHFVKISKMGGTPLAVAKGSKILGVIYLKDIVKPGIHARFARIRAMGIRSIMITGDNKLTAAAIAQEAGVDDFLSEAKPEDKLMLIKTLKKEGRMVAMSGDGTNDAPALAQADVGLSMNTGTQAAREAGNMIDLDSDPTKVIEIVEIGKQLLITRGALTTFSIANDVAKYFAILPAMFLGVFPDFAKYNIMHLESPNSAILSAIIFNALIIIILIPLALKGVKYRPRNALSLLSYNFFVFGVGGVIIPFIGIKIVDMIINGLNII; translated from the coding sequence ATGAAAGAAAATAATGTTTTTGTTTCAAATGAACTTGTTTTTTCGGCAATTAAAGAATCATTTGTTAAGTTAAATCCATTTAGTCTTTATAAAAATCCTGTGCTATTTATCGTGGGTTTGGGCGCCATTATCACCACAATTGCTACAGCAAATGATTTTATTTTAAATGATATGAGTTCAGTAAATTTTTCTCTGCAAATATCTATCTGGCTCTGGTTCACCGTTCTCTTTGCAAACTTTGCTGAAGCACTGGCAGAGGGTAGGGGGAAAGCACAGGCAGAAAATTTAAAAAAAACCAGAAGAGATACTCAAGCAAAACGCCTCAATAAACAAAGTAACGAATATGAAATTGTCTCTGCCTCGAATTTATTAAAAGATGACAGAGTTGTTGTTGTTGCAGGTGAAGTGATACCTGCCGATGGCACTGTTGTGGAAGGAATGGCTTCAATTGATGAATCGGCTATTACAGGTGAATCCGCGCCTGTTATTCGCGAGTCGGGTGGTGATCGTTCCGCTGTGACAGGTGGTACGATGGTGCTCTCCGATCGTATCGTTATTCAAGTCACGGCAGAGCCAGGAAAATCTTTTCTAGATAAAATGATTGCCCTTGTTGAAGGTGCAGAACGTAAGAAAACTCCCAATGAAATTGCTTTAAATATTCTTTTATTTGGATTAACAGCAGTTTTTCTATTGGCCGTTGTTACCTTAAAGCCTTTTGCAATATATCAAAATCTCAATATTTCGGTTGTGGTGTTGGTTGCTCTCCTTGTTTGTCTTATCCCAACCACAATTGGTGGGCTGCTATCAGCCATTGGGATTGCTGGCATGGATCGGGTTTTACAAAGAAATGTTCTTGCAATGTCTGGTAGAGCTGTCGAAGCTGCGGGTGATATTGATGTTTTGTTGCTCGACAAGACGGGTACCATAACCGTAGGGAATCGAATGGCCAGTGAGTTTTTCCCCGCCGAAGGGGTCACTGTAGATGATCTTGGCCTTGCTGCACTGATCGCTTCGACTTTTGATGACACACCAGAAGGTCGGTCCATAGTGAAATTAGCAAATGAACTGCGTATCCACTATGTGACCGCAAAAAATTCTACGCCCATCCCATTTTCTGCAGAAACGCGGATGAGTGGAATCGATACCGTAAGTGAGAGTTATCGAAAAGGTGCATTAGAAGCAATTTCAGCCTGGGTGCGCTCCTTAGGTGGTGATGTTCCTAAGTCTGTTCATGAGCACTTTGTAAAAATTTCTAAAATGGGTGGGACTCCTTTAGCTGTGGCGAAGGGTTCAAAGATATTAGGAGTTATTTATTTAAAAGATATTGTGAAGCCAGGTATTCATGCGCGTTTTGCCCGTATTCGGGCAATGGGGATACGCTCCATAATGATAACCGGGGATAATAAATTAACCGCAGCCGCCATTGCTCAAGAAGCGGGTGTCGATGATTTTCTTTCGGAAGCAAAACCTGAAGATAAATTGATGTTGATAAAAACCTTAAAAAAAGAAGGGCGTATGGTCGCAATGTCGGGGGACGGTACCAACGATGCACCTGCTCTTGCTCAAGCAGATGTCGGGCTTTCCATGAACACGGGTACGCAAGCCGCGCGTGAAGCAGGAAATATGATCGACCTTGACTCCGATCCAACTAAAGTGATTGAAATCGTTGAAATTGGCAAACAACTTTTGATTACAAGAGGGGCTTTAACCACTTTTAGTATTGCCAATGACGTGGCAAAATATTTTGCAATTCTTCCTGCTATGTTTCTGGGTGTTTTCCCAGATTTTGCTAAATATAATATTATGCATTTAGAAAGTCCAAATAGCGCAATACTGTCTGCAATCATATTTAATGCTTTAATTATAATTATTCTCATTCCACTTGCATTGAAGGGGGTAAAATATAGACCTAGAAATGCATTGAGTTTGTTAAGTTATAATTTTTTCGTATTTGGGGTAGGTGGGGTTATTATTCCTTTTATAGGCATTAAAATTGTGGATATGATTATAAATGGTTTAAATATAATTTAA
- the fusA gene encoding elongation factor G encodes MTIKDLSRVRNIGISAHIDSGKTTLSERILFYTGKIHKIEEVKGKSGVGATMDHMDLEREKGITIQSAATFCQWKDTWINLIDTPGHVDFTVEVERSLRVLDGAILVLCSVAGVQSQSITVDRQMRRYRVPRIAFVNKMDRPGANPYRVCQQLREKLNHNAWMAQMPIGAEDRFQGVVDLLSMKAFYFDGANGENVREEDVPVDMMDEAKSRRSDLIGALADFDDGVAEKFLSDEFVTAEEGAKAMRKAVISLQFTPVFCGSAFKNKGVQVLLDAVTAYLPAPNEVSNEALDQTNNEERVPLKADPDLPLVMLAFKLDETRYGQLTFMRIYQGTAKKGEMITNMSSEKRVKVPRIVRLHSDDMEDIEEASAGDIVALFGVDCASGDTFTDGKLNVTMASMYVPNAVITLAIAPKDKTAQTNFSKALNKFTKEDPTFRVSRDEESGETIIAGMGELHLEIYVERMKREFGCETIVGKPQVNFREALTSRAEINYTHKKQSGGSGQFARIIGYMEPLADAGDKIYEFEDETVGGSIPRQFIPACEKGFAEQLKNGLLIGAQIVGVKLVVNDGLHHPVDSNEMAFKTCAMTGFRESYMSAKPVILEPIMKVGIEGPEEFQGTMMGLINQRRGVIMGTAGNGGYCQIEAEVPLTEMFGFSTDLRSGTQGKGEFSMEFAKYAAVPRNVQEDMVAKYKAKRAAENK; translated from the coding sequence ATGACAATCAAAGACCTCTCCCGCGTTAGAAATATTGGTATTTCTGCTCATATCGACTCTGGAAAGACCACTCTTTCCGAGCGTATTCTTTTTTATACCGGTAAAATTCACAAAATTGAGGAAGTAAAGGGCAAATCTGGCGTTGGCGCGACTATGGATCATATGGATCTTGAGCGTGAAAAAGGCATTACAATTCAGTCTGCGGCTACATTTTGCCAGTGGAAAGATACTTGGATTAACCTTATCGACACCCCCGGCCACGTTGACTTTACAGTTGAAGTTGAGCGCTCTCTGCGCGTTCTTGACGGTGCTATTCTTGTGCTTTGTTCTGTTGCTGGCGTTCAGTCACAGTCCATCACAGTTGACCGCCAAATGCGTCGTTACCGCGTTCCACGCATTGCATTTGTAAACAAAATGGACCGCCCTGGAGCAAACCCATACCGTGTTTGCCAACAATTACGTGAAAAATTAAATCACAATGCTTGGATGGCGCAAATGCCAATCGGCGCAGAAGATCGTTTCCAAGGTGTTGTTGATCTTCTTTCTATGAAAGCTTTCTATTTTGATGGCGCAAACGGTGAAAATGTCCGTGAAGAAGACGTTCCAGTTGACATGATGGACGAAGCAAAATCACGCCGTAGCGACCTCATTGGCGCTCTTGCTGACTTTGACGATGGTGTCGCTGAAAAATTCCTTTCTGACGAATTCGTTACGGCGGAAGAAGGTGCTAAGGCTATGCGTAAGGCAGTTATTAGCCTTCAGTTTACTCCTGTTTTCTGTGGTTCTGCGTTCAAAAACAAAGGCGTTCAAGTGCTTTTAGACGCTGTTACGGCTTATTTGCCTGCGCCAAATGAAGTTTCTAACGAAGCTCTTGACCAGACAAATAACGAAGAACGCGTTCCTTTGAAAGCAGATCCAGACCTTCCACTTGTTATGCTTGCATTCAAGCTTGACGAAACACGTTATGGTCAGCTTACATTTATGCGTATTTATCAAGGGACAGCTAAAAAAGGTGAGATGATCACCAATATGTCTTCTGAAAAACGTGTTAAAGTTCCACGCATCGTTCGTCTTCACTCCGATGACATGGAAGATATTGAAGAAGCTTCAGCAGGCGACATCGTTGCTCTCTTTGGTGTTGACTGTGCTTCTGGCGATACATTCACAGATGGTAAGTTAAACGTAACAATGGCTTCTATGTACGTTCCAAATGCCGTTATTACATTAGCAATCGCACCAAAAGACAAAACAGCACAAACAAACTTTTCGAAAGCTTTGAATAAGTTTACTAAAGAAGATCCAACTTTCCGCGTTTCCCGTGATGAAGAATCCGGTGAAACTATCATTGCTGGGATGGGTGAGCTTCACCTTGAAATTTATGTTGAACGTATGAAACGTGAATTCGGTTGCGAAACAATCGTTGGAAAACCACAAGTTAACTTCCGCGAAGCTCTCACTTCACGTGCAGAAATCAACTACACTCACAAAAAACAATCCGGTGGTTCTGGGCAGTTTGCACGTATTATTGGTTATATGGAACCTTTGGCGGATGCTGGCGACAAAATCTATGAATTTGAAGATGAAACCGTTGGTGGATCCATTCCAAGACAGTTTATTCCTGCTTGTGAAAAAGGTTTTGCTGAACAGTTGAAAAATGGTCTGCTCATCGGAGCGCAAATTGTTGGTGTGAAATTGGTTGTAAATGATGGTTTACATCACCCAGTTGACTCAAACGAAATGGCCTTCAAAACTTGTGCGATGACAGGATTCCGTGAATCTTATATGAGCGCTAAGCCTGTTATTCTAGAACCTATTATGAAGGTTGGTATTGAAGGGCCAGAAGAGTTCCAAGGAACAATGATGGGTCTTATCAACCAACGTCGTGGTGTTATCATGGGAACTGCTGGAAATGGTGGTTACTGTCAAATCGAAGCAGAAGTTCCACTCACTGAAATGTTTGGTTTCTCAACTGACTTACGTTCGGGAACTCAAGGTAAAGGCGAATTCTCTATGGAATTTGCTAAGTACGCTGCTGTTCCACGCAACGTTCAAGAAGATATGGTTGCTAAATATAAAGCAAAGAGAGCCGCTGAGAATAAGTAA
- the kdpC gene encoding potassium-transporting ATPase subunit KdpC, producing MGRSLYRCIVITGILFIILGCVYPLFVTLTGRIFFPEESNGGIIYKDNKSIGAKLIGQNFFSPKYFHGRPSAAGEKGYDGLSSSPSNLATTNIKLYENIKSETKKILKENPTIKISDIPNDLVNASGSGLDPHISLQAALLQIPRVAHARKMSEDKLKTLIYSLLEKPALGIIGEENINVLLLNILVDEAKNEE from the coding sequence ATGGGGCGTTCACTATATAGATGCATTGTTATAACAGGTATTCTATTTATTATATTAGGGTGTGTTTATCCTTTATTTGTTACATTAACTGGGAGGATTTTTTTTCCTGAAGAGAGCAATGGTGGGATTATTTATAAGGATAATAAATCTATTGGAGCAAAATTGATCGGACAAAATTTTTTTTCACCAAAATATTTTCATGGTAGACCTTCAGCTGCGGGTGAAAAAGGGTATGACGGTTTAAGCTCATCTCCCTCAAATTTAGCAACTACAAATATAAAATTATATGAAAATATAAAAAGTGAAACAAAAAAAATTTTAAAGGAGAACCCCACAATAAAAATTTCCGATATTCCGAACGATCTCGTGAATGCATCAGGAAGTGGGCTCGATCCACATATTTCTTTACAAGCTGCTTTATTGCAAATCCCGAGGGTTGCACACGCAAGAAAAATGAGTGAAGATAAGCTCAAGACCTTAATTTATTCTTTGCTTGAAAAACCTGCATTAGGTATTATTGGTGAAGAAAATATAAATGTGCTCCTGTTAAATATTCTTGTGGATGAAGCTAAAAACGAAGAATAA
- a CDS encoding D-alanine--D-alanine ligase family protein, protein MTQNQSSENTIAVLFGGRSSEHEISLRSAVYVFKNIPEKYNIIPVGINKKGNYFSLEGTFKAKDFSDITIEDLAAIINGQVLKQMPERKNLKCVLLPYLHDEIEKDFKSFPYRILNLEASCFFPILHGQNGEDGRLQGLFELAEVAYAGCDLRASAVGIDKDIAKRLVRDAGISIAKYELIEGEAYTKNPDETLERVEISIGYPCFVKPNSLGSAVGTGRAKNREDLIILLKEALAFDQKVLVEEPMQGTEVECAFLGTSAFPKITIAGEIVTKDFYSYEEKYSSVSEATTKIPASISADRMNELKNIAKKVAQVTGISGLCRIDFWNCQDPNRFVFNEINTLPGLTSISMFPKLWEQEGIVGKVWIEDVIEQAYERRKWVAKSQYGIRASI, encoded by the coding sequence ATGACTCAAAATCAAAGTTCTGAAAATACTATTGCTGTTCTTTTTGGTGGGCGTTCAAGTGAGCATGAAATATCTCTACGCTCTGCAGTTTATGTTTTTAAAAATATTCCTGAAAAATATAATATTATTCCCGTTGGGATCAATAAAAAAGGGAATTATTTTAGTTTAGAAGGAACCTTTAAAGCAAAGGATTTTTCTGACATTACGATTGAAGATCTTGCGGCAATTATAAATGGGCAGGTTCTTAAGCAAATGCCTGAACGTAAAAATCTAAAATGTGTACTTTTACCTTATTTGCACGATGAGATTGAAAAGGATTTTAAATCATTCCCTTATCGTATTCTCAATTTAGAAGCATCCTGTTTTTTTCCTATCTTGCATGGGCAAAACGGAGAAGATGGACGTTTACAAGGGCTTTTTGAGTTGGCAGAGGTGGCTTATGCTGGTTGCGATCTTCGTGCCAGTGCAGTGGGGATCGATAAAGATATCGCTAAGCGACTTGTACGCGATGCAGGAATCTCGATTGCAAAATATGAGCTGATTGAAGGAGAGGCTTATACGAAAAATCCCGATGAAACTCTTGAGAGAGTAGAAATATCAATAGGTTATCCTTGCTTCGTGAAACCCAACTCTTTGGGGTCTGCTGTAGGGACAGGGCGGGCAAAAAACCGGGAAGATCTGATAATTCTTTTAAAAGAGGCACTTGCCTTCGATCAAAAAGTATTGGTTGAGGAACCTATGCAAGGCACTGAAGTCGAATGCGCTTTTTTAGGAACGTCTGCCTTTCCAAAAATAACGATAGCTGGGGAGATTGTTACGAAGGATTTCTATTCATATGAAGAAAAGTATTCGAGTGTTTCTGAGGCAACAACCAAAATACCAGCAAGTATCAGCGCTGACAGAATGAATGAGCTAAAAAATATTGCAAAAAAAGTTGCGCAAGTGACTGGAATTTCTGGATTGTGTCGGATTGACTTTTGGAACTGTCAAGACCCCAATCGGTTTGTTTTCAATGAGATAAATACACTTCCAGGCTTAACATCCATAAGTATGTTTCCAAAACTCTGGGAGCAAGAAGGCATTGTTGGAAAAGTTTGGATCGAAGATGTGATTGAGCAGGCTTATGAGCGACGCAAATGGGTGGCAAAAAGTCAGTATGGGATAAGAGCCTCAATTTAG
- a CDS encoding ferritin-like domain-containing protein, which produces MKITGELAMGLAALVQVHATILQQLRVHRNICKLWGYQKLFDKISSHREDVSDHLDSLILRMLSAEINFDLQNINKLNIGQTVEEIFVSDREMADSCKEVALKLSNIANQNIDVRQITEKIVLMQTAHINYTGQQLELVRQMGTQLYLATRC; this is translated from the coding sequence ATGAAAATCACCGGTGAGTTGGCTATGGGTTTGGCTGCTCTTGTGCAAGTGCATGCGACAATACTGCAGCAATTACGTGTGCATAGAAATATTTGTAAACTGTGGGGGTATCAGAAATTATTTGATAAAATCTCTTCCCATCGAGAGGATGTTTCTGACCATTTAGACTCTCTTATTTTAAGAATGCTCAGTGCTGAAATCAATTTTGATTTACAAAATATAAATAAACTCAATATTGGACAAACTGTCGAAGAGATATTTGTGAGTGATCGTGAAATGGCCGATAGTTGTAAAGAAGTTGCTCTTAAATTATCAAATATTGCAAATCAAAATATCGACGTTCGGCAGATAACTGAAAAGATTGTTCTTATGCAGACAGCTCATATCAATTATACAGGCCAGCAGCTTGAACTTGTAAGGCAAATGGGAACACAATTGTATTTAGCGACTCGCTGTTGA
- the recA gene encoding recombinase RecA, producing the protein MSAADTNINKFKALETLFQSVEKQFGKGTIMRLSDDSKIAQEIQVIPSGSISLDVALGVGGLPKGRVVEIYGTESSGKTTLTLHAIAECQKKGGIAAFIDAEHALDVSYARKIGVNTSDLLVSQPDNGEQALEIVDMLVRSGAVDLIVVDSVAALTPKAEIEGEMGDSHMGLQARLMSQALRKLTGSISKTNCCVIFINQVRMKIGIVFGNPETTTGGQALKFYSSVRLEVRRAAAIKNSNDTIGHRTKVKVVKNKVAAPFKEVEFDIMFGQGISKEGDILDLASAPEAEIIQKSGTWFTYNGERLGQGRENAKEYLREHPETMAKIEAAVRARANLIRTPANTTDEASEDSIKSLPGASQALPSTPTKPGRRSAAASVSAE; encoded by the coding sequence ATGTCAGCTGCAGATACAAACATCAATAAATTTAAAGCCCTAGAAACTCTTTTCCAATCTGTTGAAAAGCAATTTGGCAAGGGCACAATCATGCGCCTTTCCGATGATTCTAAAATTGCACAAGAAATTCAAGTTATTCCATCGGGCTCTATCAGTCTTGACGTTGCTTTAGGGGTAGGAGGTTTACCCAAAGGACGGGTGGTTGAAATTTATGGAACAGAATCAAGTGGTAAAACCACTTTAACTTTACACGCCATTGCGGAATGCCAGAAAAAAGGAGGCATTGCTGCCTTTATCGATGCTGAACACGCTCTCGATGTCAGCTATGCGCGTAAAATTGGGGTGAACACCTCAGACCTTCTTGTTTCCCAACCGGACAACGGCGAACAGGCACTTGAAATTGTAGACATGTTAGTACGAAGCGGCGCCGTGGACCTCATTGTTGTGGACTCCGTTGCGGCCCTCACGCCAAAGGCTGAAATTGAAGGGGAAATGGGTGACAGCCATATGGGTCTACAGGCACGCCTTATGAGCCAAGCTCTGCGCAAGCTGACAGGAAGCATTTCAAAAACCAATTGCTGTGTCATTTTTATCAACCAAGTGCGTATGAAAATTGGTATTGTTTTTGGCAATCCTGAAACCACAACAGGAGGGCAGGCTCTCAAGTTTTACTCTTCTGTGCGCCTTGAAGTGCGCAGGGCTGCCGCTATCAAAAACTCCAACGACACCATTGGTCATCGTACGAAAGTCAAAGTTGTTAAAAACAAAGTAGCAGCTCCCTTTAAGGAAGTAGAATTCGACATTATGTTTGGTCAGGGCATTAGCAAAGAAGGAGACATTCTCGATCTTGCTTCTGCCCCTGAAGCCGAAATCATTCAAAAAAGCGGAACATGGTTCACTTACAATGGCGAACGCCTTGGCCAAGGACGCGAAAATGCAAAAGAGTATTTGCGTGAGCATCCAGAAACCATGGCAAAGATCGAAGCGGCTGTGCGCGCCCGGGCTAATCTCATCCGCACTCCAGCTAACACAACAGATGAAGCCAGCGAAGACTCTATCAAGTCTTTGCCAGGTGCAAGCCAAGCTTTGCCAAGCACTCCAACTAAGCCAGGCCGGCGCAGCGCAGCCGCTTCGGTGTCTGCAGAATAA
- a CDS encoding helix-turn-helix domain-containing protein, giving the protein MNETQLSEKSFYQSKINLTDDENQENMESFTISVEEAAKILGVNRSRLSQLTSKGVFPYEKRKIETRNRLFYRLNDLLQHQRAQMLGSAYEFIQTHAAEEELRTPAMREINIDFLQEKSEQEKKQLRTPIKHSKKNKTLLKPCATALFEQEKKLENDKKILADVEFIKQKILAQGEELICQKEFFKKEEFILQQKLTENNCSINKLNYAVFAIQNKLTELSYENKKLKEHIDKYIMSMQKSKNWSQKKPKYRVSRSTASR; this is encoded by the coding sequence ATGAATGAAACACAATTGAGCGAAAAAAGCTTCTACCAAAGTAAAATCAACTTAACAGACGATGAAAATCAAGAAAACATGGAGAGTTTTACTATCAGCGTAGAAGAAGCCGCTAAAATCCTCGGCGTCAATCGCTCCCGTCTGTCGCAATTGACGAGTAAGGGTGTATTTCCTTATGAAAAAAGAAAAATAGAAACCAGAAATCGGTTGTTCTATCGCTTAAATGATCTTTTACAACACCAACGAGCACAAATGCTTGGAAGTGCGTATGAGTTTATTCAAACACACGCTGCAGAAGAAGAGCTTCGAACACCAGCAATGCGTGAAATAAATATAGATTTTTTGCAGGAAAAGTCCGAACAAGAAAAAAAACAACTTCGCACTCCAATTAAACACAGCAAAAAAAATAAAACTCTTCTTAAACCATGCGCGACTGCGTTATTCGAACAAGAGAAAAAATTAGAGAATGATAAAAAAATATTGGCGGATGTTGAATTCATAAAGCAAAAAATATTAGCGCAAGGAGAAGAGTTAATTTGTCAAAAGGAGTTTTTCAAAAAAGAAGAATTTATTTTGCAACAAAAATTAACAGAAAATAATTGCTCAATAAATAAACTAAATTATGCTGTTTTTGCAATACAAAATAAATTAACAGAACTATCTTATGAAAATAAAAAATTAAAAGAACATATAGATAAATATATTATGAGCATGCAAAAATCTAAAAATTGGTCGCAAAAAAAACCAAAATACCGAGTTTCTCGTTCAACAGCGAGTCGCTAA
- the kdpA gene encoding potassium-transporting ATPase subunit KdpA: MNAQDFYLLFFFVFVLFILSYPLGIFIKKIMQGEKTFLHFILYPIEKQIYKIAKVDVDESQTWRKYTLEVVLFSILLFSITFLILKFQHILPLNPQNFQGLPTDLAINTAVSFLTNTNWQAYSGETTMSYFSQMVALASNNFLSAAIGFAACIAIIRGLNQEKANGLGNFWVDLTRSSLYVLLPLSFIFAVFYISQGMIQNFQAYIQIKPLEGGEQILPQGPVASQVAIKLLGVNGGGFFNANAAHPYENPTAWSHFFQMISIFLVPSALVFTFGKMTNYMKHAVTIWLSMAILFIASVLLIAYFEYQGNPNFIDKLGLASSINMEGKETRFGIFASSLFSSVTTAASCGAVANSHSSLTPMGGMFAIINMLLNEVIYGGVGSGLYGMILFVLLAVFIAGLMVGRTPEYLGKKIEAREIKIAMFPIIGVSTVILLLLAISSSLAIGFSSIGNPGSHGFTEMFYAYTSAAQNNGSAFGSLNTNTPFWNYTTSFAMLAGRYLNLIPLLAIAGSLAQKIKKPITENNFQVYGSVFLLLLIGTILILGLLVYLPALSVGPIIENMQMLNGKFLSIGGE, encoded by the coding sequence ATGAATGCTCAAGATTTCTATCTCTTATTTTTCTTTGTGTTTGTCTTATTTATTCTTTCATACCCTCTGGGTATATTTATTAAGAAAATTATGCAAGGAGAAAAAACATTTCTCCATTTCATTCTTTATCCCATCGAAAAACAAATTTATAAAATTGCAAAAGTGGATGTGGATGAAAGTCAAACATGGCGGAAATATACGCTTGAAGTCGTTCTCTTTAGCATTCTATTATTTTCAATCACATTTTTAATTTTGAAATTTCAACATATTTTACCATTAAATCCACAAAACTTTCAGGGTTTACCGACAGATCTTGCGATCAATACCGCCGTGAGTTTTTTAACAAATACAAATTGGCAAGCTTATTCAGGCGAAACAACTATGAGTTATTTCTCCCAAATGGTGGCGTTGGCTTCAAACAATTTCTTATCAGCTGCAATCGGCTTTGCTGCCTGTATCGCTATTATTCGTGGACTCAATCAAGAGAAAGCAAATGGTCTTGGTAATTTCTGGGTTGATTTAACTCGTTCTTCTCTTTATGTACTTCTTCCTTTGTCTTTTATTTTCGCAGTTTTTTATATTTCCCAAGGTATGATACAAAATTTTCAAGCATATATTCAGATTAAACCTTTGGAAGGCGGTGAACAAATTTTGCCTCAAGGTCCAGTCGCTTCACAGGTTGCGATTAAACTTTTGGGTGTGAATGGCGGTGGTTTTTTCAATGCCAATGCTGCTCACCCCTATGAAAATCCAACCGCTTGGTCGCATTTTTTTCAAATGATTTCAATTTTTTTAGTGCCAAGTGCACTTGTTTTTACTTTTGGAAAAATGACAAATTATATGAAACATGCAGTCACAATTTGGCTGAGTATGGCTATTTTATTTATAGCATCTGTTTTGCTCATTGCTTATTTTGAATACCAAGGGAATCCAAATTTTATAGATAAATTGGGCTTAGCAAGCTCAATCAATATGGAAGGTAAAGAAACACGTTTTGGTATTTTTGCATCTTCTCTTTTTTCAAGTGTAACAACAGCTGCTTCTTGTGGTGCGGTGGCAAATTCTCACAGCAGTTTGACCCCAATGGGTGGAATGTTTGCAATTATTAATATGCTTTTAAATGAAGTTATTTATGGCGGTGTTGGCTCTGGCTTATATGGTATGATTTTATTTGTTTTGCTTGCTGTGTTTATTGCGGGGCTTATGGTAGGCAGAACTCCTGAATATTTAGGGAAAAAGATAGAAGCAAGAGAAATAAAAATTGCCATGTTTCCTATCATTGGTGTTTCCACTGTGATTTTGCTTTTGCTCGCAATCTCTTCCTCGTTGGCAATAGGTTTTTCTTCGATTGGGAATCCAGGATCCCATGGATTTACAGAAATGTTTTACGCATATACCTCTGCCGCGCAAAATAATGGCAGTGCATTTGGCTCATTAAATACCAACACACCTTTTTGGAATTATACAACTTCATTTGCTATGTTGGCAGGACGTTATTTAAATCTCATACCACTTCTTGCCATAGCAGGGTCGCTCGCACAGAAAATAAAGAAACCCATAACCGAAAATAATTTTCAAGTATATGGTTCCGTTTTTTTATTGTTACTTATTGGGACGATACTTATTCTTGGCCTTTTAGTTTATTTACCTGCATTGTCAGTCGGGCCAATAATAGAAAATATGCAAATGCTCAATGGAAAATTTCTTTCAATAGGTGGTGAATAA